The following is a genomic window from Nocardioides thalensis.
CCCGAGACACCCGGCGCCGGCGTGGGCTCCGGCTGGTCGCGGTCGAGCCAGAGCGGTGCGGTCGCGATGGCGGCGACGCTGGCCGCGGCGACCGCGACGACGGTGGCCGTACGGCGCCGCGTCGACAGCTGGCGTGGAGCCGGACCCGTCACAGGTTCGAGCGTGGGCGTGGACATGATCGCCTCCAGGAGCTGGGCCTGCCCGCGGTCGAGGGGCAGCTCGGCGACCTCCGCGTCTGTGATCGGCTTCATCGGTGTCCCTCCTCGGGGGTGGCCGTGAGTGGTCGGACACCTGGCTCGTGTCCGCCGGCGCTGGGGTCGTGACCGGCGCCCTCCTCGTCGCGCAGGCGCGCCCGCGCCCGCGACAGGCGCTTGCGGACCGCCACGGCAGAGAGCCCGAGCACCTCGGCGATCTCCCGCGGCTCGAGCCCCTCCCACGTGGCGAGCCGCACCACCTCCCGCTCGCCGACCGGCAACCGATCGATACCGGCTGCGGCGTCAACGCGGGCGACGGTCGCGGCGGAGTGGTCGGGCACCACGCTGAGCAGGTCGGCTCTGAGAACCGCAGCCAGGTCGTCCCGGCGGCGCGCACCACGGCGTTGGTTCGCAAGGCAGCGGCGCGCGACGCCGTAGAGCCAGAGCCGGGTCGCCGGAGGCTCGGGCACGTCACCGAGACGCCGCCACGCGACGAGGAACGTGTCGGCGGCGAGGTCAGCGGCGTCGTCCGCGGAGGCACGGCGCAGCGCGTAGCCGAGGATCGCGTCGAAGTGCTCGTCGTACACCCGGCGGAAGCGCTCGGCCCGCTCAGCCCGGTCAACGTGGTCCATGCCCTCCCCCTGTCCGGGTGACCGCCGATCGTGACGTCACCTGCCGGGATGGGTGACCCGCACGGCGCCGACGCGTTGGATGGGCACCATGCTCCCGTTCATCCACCGCCGCCGCGCTGCCGCCGCGCTCGTCGCGATCGTCCTTCTTGCCGGAGGCGCTGCCGTCGCCCCGGCCGCCGCCGACGACCCCGCTTCGCCCTCCTACGACGTCGCCGCCGACCTCGCCCACATGGCCGAGGCCTACGGACGGATCACCGGTCCCGGCGGGCAGCTGCGCAACCCGGCGTACCTGCCGGCGCTGATCAGCGAGAGCAGCGTGGTCACCACGACCCAGCTGCTCGCGCAGGTGGCCGACCCGCTGCGGCTGTCGCTCACGCCCGCAGTGCTGGTGCCGGGCTGGAACGTCGGCAACCCGCTGCGGGCCGGCTGGGTGGGCAGCCGCGGCCGCGCGCGGGAGGTCACGTTCCTCAACCGGTTCGGGGCGAGGCTGAACGGCACGCTCTACGCGCCGCTGCCGGGCGCCCGCGACCCCTACACGGGTGAGCGGCTCGCGGCGCCGTACCCGGGGGTCGTGATCACGCCGGGCTCGGTCGGCGGCTCCCAGGGCATGTACGAGTGGCTCGCGCAGGACCTCGCCGAGCGCGGGTTCCTGGTCCTGCTCTACGACGTCCAGGGCCAGGGCACGTCGGAGACGCTGCCGCACGTCGGCGGCACCGCGTTCCCGTTCTGCAACCCGTTCGGGCCCGTCCAGGGCGACGAGGAGCTCGGCACCAAGGAGGTGCTCGGCTGCCCCGGCGTGCCGTTCCAGCAGCTGTCGAACTTCACGACCGGCACCGTGGACGCGCTCGACTTCTTCACCGACCGCCGCGCGAACCCGTGGTGGGACCTGTGGGACCGCACCCGCCTCGACCGCCCGACCGCCCCGGGACGGACCCGCAAGATCGCGGTGATCGGCCACTCGATGGGGGCGTTCGCCGCATCGATGGCGCAGGAGTACGACGACCGCGTCGCCACCGTGGTGGCGCTCGACAAGCTCGTCGCGCCCCACGGGTTCGAGCCGTTCGCGCAGGGCACCATCGAGCCACGGGTGCCGGCGCTCGGCGTGCAGTCGGAGTACGGGTTCAGCGTGGTGCCGTGGCAGCTCTCCGGTGGCAACGGCATCGTCCCCGGCCCCAGCCCGGACGGGCCCGACCCGATGCGCGAACGCGCGTCCGGCTTCGAGGAGTGGCGACGCACCGGCACCGACTCCATGGTCGTCGTGCCGAAGGCGAGCACCCACCTGGAGTACACCGACATCCCGCTGGTGCTGCCCGCGAGCCGGTGGGGCCAGGCGCTGACGTCGGCCTACGTCCAGCGGTGGCTCGACCGCTACCTGCGCGACGGCACGCAGCGCGCGCTCCTCGCCGACACGTTCCGCTACCTCGAGCCGGTGGGGCGGGGTCGCTGGGAGCCGGTCGCGCTGCGGCGCGACGGGCTGCTCAGCGACCGCTACTGCTCGGCCTACGCGCTCGGGAAGGGCGCGGCGCGGCGTACCGACCTCGACGTCGTGGACGCCGGCTGCTGATCAGCGCCGACGATCGGTGCGCAGGTAGACGTCGATCCACGGCCCGCGGCCGCGGTCGACCACCGTGCACTCGCCGTCGATGGCGACCCAGCCTCCGCGCGGACCGCCGATGTAGTAGGCGCGTGCGCTGCGCGGGAGCCGCTCGAGCTGGGAGAGGCGCGTCAGCCCCTCGCGGAGGGTGCGCAGGCGGATCGTGCCGTCACCACGCCGGGGCACGATCCGGAGCTCGGTGTCGCCCCGCAGCAGCACGCGGCCGTCCGGGCGGACCCGCCATCCCGAGCGGAGCTCACGGCAGACGTCGGGGTCGAGGACGTCGCCCGGCCGCACCCTGAGGAAGTCCTCCAGATCGCCCACGCGGACACCGCTGACACGCACGTCGTCGGCCTGGTCCGGCTCGGTCGCGTCTTCGTCCGGATCGGTCGCCTGGTCCGGCTCGGTCTCCCCCCGCGCCGGACTCGACGCGGCCGCGACCGGCGCGTCGTCGGTGGCGGCGTCGTCGCTGCCGGTGGCGAACCAGACGCCTCCGCCGACGACCACGAGGGCGGCGGCGATGCCGCCGGCGATCAGGAGCCTGGTGCGGGACGTGGTCGGCTGCTTGCCGGGGCCGGGTGTGGACACGATCTCCTCCAGGAGGTCGGCTCGCTCGGCGTGGAGCCCCTCGAGCCGCTCCCGCGGATACGGGTCGAGACCCTGCAGCGGGTCACGGGGAGCAGATCGGTCGGTCATCGGGGCGCACCGCCGGCGAGCGGGAACAGGACACCCACCACATGTCCGGTTCCCTCGGGCGCGTCACCCCACAGGGCCCGGAACCGCTCGCGCGCCCGGGCGAGCCGCATCCGGGCGGTGCCCGGCGCGATCCCGATGACGCCGGCCGCCTCGGTGGGGGTGAGGCCGTCCCAGCCGACGAGCATCAGCAGCTCGCGGTCGTCGGGCGAGAGGCGCAGGAGCGTACGGCGCACCCGGTCCCACTCGGCGATCTCGATCGCCGGGTCGGGGACGACGTCGCGGCGGAGTGTGTCGCGCAGCCGGCCGCCGAGTCGCTGCCGTCGGCGCGCGGACCGGTGGTAGTTGGACAGCACGTGGCGGGCGATCCCGAACAGCCACGGCCGCCCGTCGCCCGGCGGCGCCTCGTCGTACCTGCGCCACGCGACGAGGAACACCTCGCTGACCACGTCGGCGGCGTCGGCCGGCTGCTCGACCCGGCGCAGCGCATACCCGAGGACGGCGGTGAAGTTGGCGTCGTAGAGCGCGCGGAACCGCTGCACGTCGTCGGGCGCGGGATCGCGCGCCGGGTCGGGCACAGCGGAGCCGGTCATGTCCTTCCATGTCCGGCTCCGCACCGTGCGTCACATCCTCGTCGTCACTCCCCGGCCGCCGGCCTCACGGCCGCCGCGAACTCGTCCTCCGACACCCACGCAGCCGACTCGATGACGGCGAGCAGGGCGTCGGCGTCCATGGTGTCACTGGAGAAGTAGATGCTGGTGCCGTCGCGGTAGATGCCCGAC
Proteins encoded in this region:
- a CDS encoding RNA polymerase sigma factor → MDHVDRAERAERFRRVYDEHFDAILGYALRRASADDAADLAADTFLVAWRRLGDVPEPPATRLWLYGVARRCLANQRRGARRRDDLAAVLRADLLSVVPDHSAATVARVDAAAGIDRLPVGEREVVRLATWEGLEPREIAEVLGLSAVAVRKRLSRARARLRDEEGAGHDPSAGGHEPGVRPLTATPEEGHR
- a CDS encoding alpha/beta fold hydrolase, translated to MLPFIHRRRAAAALVAIVLLAGGAAVAPAAADDPASPSYDVAADLAHMAEAYGRITGPGGQLRNPAYLPALISESSVVTTTQLLAQVADPLRLSLTPAVLVPGWNVGNPLRAGWVGSRGRAREVTFLNRFGARLNGTLYAPLPGARDPYTGERLAAPYPGVVITPGSVGGSQGMYEWLAQDLAERGFLVLLYDVQGQGTSETLPHVGGTAFPFCNPFGPVQGDEELGTKEVLGCPGVPFQQLSNFTTGTVDALDFFTDRRANPWWDLWDRTRLDRPTAPGRTRKIAVIGHSMGAFAASMAQEYDDRVATVVALDKLVAPHGFEPFAQGTIEPRVPALGVQSEYGFSVVPWQLSGGNGIVPGPSPDGPDPMRERASGFEEWRRTGTDSMVVVPKASTHLEYTDIPLVLPASRWGQALTSAYVQRWLDRYLRDGTQRALLADTFRYLEPVGRGRWEPVALRRDGLLSDRYCSAYALGKGAARRTDLDVVDAGC
- a CDS encoding RNA polymerase sigma factor; this translates as MTGSAVPDPARDPAPDDVQRFRALYDANFTAVLGYALRRVEQPADAADVVSEVFLVAWRRYDEAPPGDGRPWLFGIARHVLSNYHRSARRRQRLGGRLRDTLRRDVVPDPAIEIAEWDRVRRTLLRLSPDDRELLMLVGWDGLTPTEAAGVIGIAPGTARMRLARARERFRALWGDAPEGTGHVVGVLFPLAGGAPR